In Citrus sinensis cultivar Valencia sweet orange chromosome 2, DVS_A1.0, whole genome shotgun sequence, a single genomic region encodes these proteins:
- the LOC107175887 gene encoding protein DMP7, with translation MDVRTNLRQQQQLPLLENAPKAQKTPAQKAIRKTFKGTAHLARLLPTGSVLTFQILSPILTHQGRCPTHASRVITLGLLALCGVSCFILRLTDSFRDERGKVRYGLATFRGLWVIDTSLKLAPEEKAQYQLKFIDLFHAFASILVFATIALFDKNVVNCFFPTPSEETKELLIRVPIGIGIACSILFVLFPSKRHGIGCPLSKH, from the coding sequence ATGGATGTTAGAACAAATCTCCGGCAACAACAGCAGCTGCCTCTCTTGGAAAATGCACCAAAAGCACAAAAAACACCAGCACAAAAGGCAATAAGAAAAACATTCAAAGGCACAGCACATTTGGCCAGGCTTCTCCCCACAGGTTCTGTCCTCACGTTCCAAATTCTTTCTCCAATTTTAACTCATCAAGGCCGTTGTCCCACACACGCAAGCCGGGTCATCACTCTAGGCCTCTTGGCTCTCTGCGGCGTATCATGTTTCATTCTGCGTTTAACCGATAGCTTTAGAGATGAAAGGGGCAAGGTTAGGTATGGACTAGCTACATTCAGAGGCTTGTGGGTTATTGACACATCACTGAAACTTGCACCAGAGGAAAAAGCTCAATATCAGCTTAAGTTTATTGATCTTTTTCATGCATTTGCTTCCATATTGGTTTTTGCCACGATTGCtttgtttgataaaaatgttGTAAATTGCTTTTTTCCAACACCCTCAGAGGAAACCAAGGAACTCCTAATTCGAGTGCCTATTGGGATTGGCATCGCGTGCAGCATTTTGTTTGTGCTATTCCCTAGCAAGCGCCATGGCATTGGCTGCCCTCTCTCTAagcattaa